In the genome of Nocardia sp. NBC_00416, one region contains:
- a CDS encoding DUF4288 domain-containing protein: protein MAKSPYIAITLFKFTSDAPDYVPLYREDTTLLYAESEAEARELAEENFRSDEGTYKNEAGYNVTVTPTAVVDVVAALIDDLSEGGDLYSRHFRDFEAYSKWETMLDN from the coding sequence GTGGCCAAGAGCCCGTACATCGCGATCACACTGTTCAAGTTCACCTCCGATGCTCCGGACTATGTACCCCTGTACCGTGAGGACACGACCCTCCTGTACGCGGAATCCGAAGCAGAAGCGCGTGAACTCGCGGAGGAGAACTTCCGGAGCGACGAGGGGACCTACAAGAACGAAGCCGGCTACAACGTAACCGTCACTCCTACCGCGGTTGTTGACGTCGTGGCGGCGTTGATCGACGACCTGTCCGAGGGCGGTGATCTGTATTCGCGCCACTTCCGTGACTTCGAGGCCTACTCGAAGTGGGAGACAATGCTCGACAACTAA
- a CDS encoding ArsR/SmtB family transcription factor: protein MARSQRNTAPLRHPDVAELDLLDILHALSDRTRMAIVQRLWEEPERVCGTFPVDVAPSTLSHHFRVLREAGLILQRDEGIRRWSSLRHHDLEARFPGLVGHIVDTFKHQ, encoded by the coding sequence ATGGCCCGATCGCAGCGCAACACAGCTCCGCTGCGGCACCCGGATGTCGCGGAATTGGACCTCTTGGATATTTTGCACGCGTTGTCCGACCGCACCCGGATGGCAATCGTGCAGAGGCTGTGGGAAGAACCGGAGCGGGTGTGTGGGACCTTTCCTGTGGATGTCGCACCCTCGACGCTCAGTCATCATTTCCGCGTACTGCGCGAAGCCGGTCTGATCCTCCAGCGGGACGAAGGCATCAGAAGGTGGAGCTCACTGCGCCACCACGATCTCGAGGCTAGATTCCCCGGCCTCGTCGGCCATATCGTGGACACCTTCAAACATCAATGA
- a CDS encoding quinone oxidoreductase family protein: MRAVQLTGPSHDASTTRVGPVEEPRPGPGEVSIEVAYAGINFMDVMARRGDAGYASRWPYTPGLEVAGRVRALGAGVDTFSVGDRVAAFTRSGGMAEIALASAEVVTPVPGAVSLQVAAAAPLALSTALLLLRDAARIRPGESVLMHSASGGVGHAVARLAAAEGAGPLLGTVGRPEKVADGLDAGWDVVTARGDDVVAAARAAAPGGVDVILDPTGTANLELDLELAAPGARIVLFGNAAGGTPAPLPPLARLIGGNVALIGFSISRLQESTPHKLAAALADGLATVGNGGLELPVTVVDSLDQVGRVHDLLATGRGSGKYVVAVGA; this comes from the coding sequence ATGCGCGCAGTACAACTGACCGGCCCGTCACACGATGCATCTACTACACGGGTGGGCCCGGTCGAGGAACCTCGTCCGGGCCCGGGCGAGGTGTCGATCGAGGTCGCGTATGCCGGCATCAACTTCATGGATGTCATGGCGCGCCGGGGCGACGCGGGATACGCGTCCAGGTGGCCGTACACGCCCGGACTGGAAGTAGCAGGCCGAGTGCGCGCGCTCGGCGCGGGGGTCGACACCTTCTCCGTCGGAGATCGCGTCGCCGCGTTCACTCGCTCGGGAGGAATGGCCGAGATTGCCTTGGCTTCCGCCGAGGTGGTCACCCCGGTGCCGGGCGCCGTTTCCTTACAGGTCGCGGCCGCGGCACCGCTGGCGCTTTCGACCGCATTACTGCTGCTGCGCGACGCCGCACGGATACGGCCGGGCGAGTCGGTTCTCATGCACTCGGCCAGCGGAGGAGTCGGCCATGCTGTTGCGCGACTTGCGGCCGCCGAGGGCGCCGGCCCGCTGTTGGGCACTGTGGGTAGGCCGGAGAAGGTCGCGGACGGACTGGACGCGGGCTGGGATGTCGTCACCGCGCGCGGGGACGATGTGGTGGCCGCGGCGCGGGCCGCAGCCCCCGGGGGGGTGGATGTCATTCTCGACCCGACCGGAACTGCCAACCTCGAGCTCGACCTGGAGCTGGCCGCACCCGGTGCGCGAATCGTATTGTTCGGCAACGCGGCCGGAGGCACGCCCGCCCCATTGCCACCATTGGCCCGCCTGATCGGCGGTAACGTCGCCCTGATCGGATTCAGCATCAGCCGACTGCAAGAGTCGACGCCGCACAAGCTCGCCGCAGCCCTCGCCGACGGACTGGCGACCGTCGGCAACGGCGGGCTCGAGCTTCCGGTAACGGTGGTCGACTCGCTGGACCAGGTTGGCCGTGTACACGATCTGCTGGCGACCGGGCGAGGTTCCGGCAAGTACGTCGTCGCGGTAGGCGCCTGA
- a CDS encoding MFS transporter, whose translation MRRDLGWPVWTAGCMAAAGVLLAGFVAAQARGHRPLLDPRVLRTPVIRGGLTMVFVFNAAVPSFTLLVMHYLQTGGGLRPIAAAVVSAPFAATAILGARVAPWFAGRYRAGALAGAALSLAVVMGTLALLVTTAAPLWTWLPILAVGGGMFGIFTASVFGIILATVPESAAGSVSGLLSTAQQLGGTVGITLAGLCYFAVPALPATAFGHTLIYETATFFAAAILALTIRTSPGSTPAPPCPAEAVSRSPAIQPRSAARSS comes from the coding sequence GTGAGACGCGACCTCGGCTGGCCGGTGTGGACCGCGGGCTGCATGGCTGCCGCAGGCGTGCTGCTGGCCGGGTTCGTCGCCGCGCAGGCCCGGGGACACCGACCGCTGCTGGACCCGCGGGTTCTGCGGACGCCAGTGATTCGCGGCGGTTTGACGATGGTCTTCGTCTTCAATGCCGCGGTGCCGTCGTTCACCTTGCTCGTCATGCACTACCTGCAGACCGGTGGGGGTCTGCGTCCGATCGCGGCAGCGGTGGTATCGGCGCCGTTCGCCGCGACAGCGATTCTCGGCGCCCGCGTGGCACCCTGGTTCGCGGGCCGCTACCGCGCGGGTGCATTGGCCGGGGCGGCGTTGTCGCTCGCAGTGGTGATGGGAACGCTCGCACTTCTCGTCACCACCGCGGCGCCCCTGTGGACGTGGCTGCCGATTTTGGCGGTCGGCGGTGGCATGTTCGGGATCTTCACCGCGTCGGTGTTCGGGATAATCCTTGCGACAGTGCCCGAATCCGCCGCCGGTTCGGTGTCCGGCCTCCTATCCACAGCCCAGCAACTCGGCGGCACCGTCGGCATCACGCTCGCCGGATTGTGCTACTTCGCGGTCCCAGCATTACCCGCGACTGCATTCGGGCACACACTCATCTACGAAACAGCGACATTCTTCGCCGCCGCGATCCTTGCGCTGACCATACGAACTTCGCCCGGATCGACGCCTGCCCCACCGTGCCCGGCCGAAGCCGTGTCGCGTAGTCCCGCTATCCAGCCGAGATCGGCCGCGAGATCGAGTTGA
- a CDS encoding LysR family transcriptional regulator — MFSRWPELGVLELLVGVDDHGSLGAASRIAGIAQPNASRAIKRLEAQVGTSLLQRKPTGSTLTPEGTVIAHWSRRVLDDARQLLDVAAGMREKRAAELTVSASMTVAEHLMPAWLGRFRRIDPDVTIHLQVRNSMQVCDDVTAGSCDVGFVESPTVPRALHSVAVARDRLVVVVDPHHRWTRRRRPLSIAELAQTPLVVREPGSGTRTTLDLALQEYERAAPLLELGSGAAIRTSVLGRVGPAVLSTLAVSAQVESGDLKVVEVEGLHLDRALRAVWRPPRQLEGPAGDLVRLVRRVRV, encoded by the coding sequence ATGTTCAGTCGATGGCCGGAACTCGGTGTTCTGGAACTGCTCGTCGGGGTCGACGATCACGGAAGCCTGGGTGCCGCGAGCAGAATCGCGGGCATCGCCCAGCCGAACGCGAGTCGTGCGATCAAGCGGCTCGAAGCGCAGGTCGGTACATCGCTGCTGCAGAGAAAGCCCACCGGCTCGACACTGACACCGGAGGGCACGGTCATCGCGCACTGGTCCAGGCGGGTTCTCGACGACGCCCGGCAGCTGCTCGACGTCGCGGCGGGTATGCGGGAGAAGCGCGCCGCAGAGCTCACCGTGAGCGCGAGCATGACCGTCGCCGAACATCTGATGCCCGCCTGGCTGGGCCGGTTCCGGCGCATCGACCCGGACGTGACGATCCACCTTCAGGTCCGCAATTCGATGCAGGTGTGCGACGACGTCACCGCCGGCAGTTGCGATGTCGGGTTCGTCGAGTCGCCGACCGTGCCCCGGGCGCTGCACAGTGTCGCGGTCGCCCGTGACCGGCTGGTGGTCGTGGTCGACCCGCACCATCGGTGGACGCGCCGCCGGCGCCCGTTGTCGATCGCCGAGCTCGCGCAGACGCCGCTGGTGGTCCGTGAGCCCGGATCCGGTACCCGGACCACGCTCGACTTGGCTCTGCAGGAATACGAGCGGGCAGCACCGCTTCTCGAGCTCGGAAGCGGTGCCGCCATCAGAACCAGTGTGCTGGGCCGGGTCGGGCCCGCGGTGCTGAGCACCCTCGCAGTCTCGGCCCAGGTGGAGTCCGGGGATCTGAAGGTCGTCGAGGTGGAGGGCCTCCACCTCGACCGCGCCCTCCGCGCCGTGTGGCGCCCGCCCCGGCAACTGGAGGGCCCCGCCGGCGATCTCGTCAGACTTGTACGGCGAGTGCGTGTGTGA
- a CDS encoding YeiH family protein: MSSDVRAVPDAPQSARPETGNRGRPAPTRGAGTAAGIALCGIGAAAALGIGHLVPAMSPLLIAIVLGALLANLVTVPGWIRPGLDFSSKRLLRVGVALLGLRLMFSDVIGLGWGVIAVVVAIVVLGIVGTMYAGKLLGLSWTQRVLIACGFSICGAAAVAATGGVVDAEEEELLTAVALVVVFGTLMIPAVPLLANTMGLSEQQAGIWAGGSIHEVAQAVAAGGIIGGGALAVATVVKLARVLMLAPVMAYLVARQRRMAAGSRTDSAQPPLVPVFVLGFLGCVALRSSGLLSQSVVDLAEEAQTALLTAAMFALGIGVRVSLLRSVGSRPFVLATLSTVWVATIALAGSLLVA, encoded by the coding sequence ATGTCCAGTGATGTTCGCGCAGTACCCGACGCACCACAGTCGGCGCGGCCGGAGACCGGCAACCGCGGCCGACCGGCCCCCACCCGGGGCGCGGGCACGGCGGCCGGGATCGCCTTGTGCGGGATCGGCGCCGCGGCCGCGTTGGGAATCGGGCACCTCGTACCGGCGATGAGCCCGCTCCTGATCGCCATCGTGCTCGGCGCCCTGCTGGCCAATCTGGTCACCGTGCCCGGATGGATCCGGCCCGGTCTGGACTTCTCGTCCAAGCGGCTGCTGCGCGTCGGAGTCGCACTACTCGGACTGCGACTGATGTTCAGTGACGTCATCGGCCTGGGGTGGGGGGTGATCGCCGTCGTCGTGGCGATCGTCGTGCTCGGCATCGTGGGCACGATGTACGCGGGCAAGCTGCTGGGACTGTCGTGGACGCAGCGCGTGCTCATCGCCTGCGGATTCTCGATTTGCGGGGCCGCGGCGGTCGCGGCCACCGGCGGAGTGGTCGACGCCGAGGAGGAGGAACTGCTCACCGCGGTCGCGCTCGTGGTCGTCTTCGGGACATTGATGATCCCGGCCGTCCCACTCCTGGCGAACACGATGGGGCTGTCCGAGCAACAGGCGGGGATATGGGCGGGCGGCTCGATCCATGAGGTGGCGCAGGCGGTGGCGGCCGGTGGCATCATCGGCGGCGGTGCTCTCGCGGTGGCCACGGTGGTCAAACTGGCCCGCGTCCTGATGCTGGCTCCGGTGATGGCCTACCTCGTCGCCCGGCAGCGTCGCATGGCCGCGGGCAGCCGGACCGATAGCGCGCAGCCACCGCTGGTTCCGGTGTTCGTGCTCGGCTTCCTGGGCTGTGTCGCGCTGCGCTCGTCCGGGCTGCTGTCACAGAGCGTGGTCGACCTGGCCGAGGAGGCGCAGACCGCACTGCTCACCGCGGCGATGTTCGCGCTGGGGATCGGCGTCCGCGTATCGCTACTGCGCTCGGTGGGATCGCGTCCGTTCGTGCTGGCGACCCTGTCCACCGTGTGGGTAGCGACCATCGCGCTGGCCGGTTCCCTTCTGGTGGCCTGA
- a CDS encoding DUF7144 family membrane protein, with protein MTYRTSPANRPIPEPEPFQEQSIAAGISITAAIMLLIVGVVSVLQGVAALVSDDFYVTDTDYVFAFDTTTWGWVHLVLGIVALICASGLMFGTVWGRYSALAIAALVTLANFLSLPYYPTWSVVIIALSVVVIWAVTTWEPET; from the coding sequence ATGACCTATCGCACGTCGCCTGCCAACAGGCCGATACCGGAGCCCGAGCCGTTCCAGGAGCAGAGCATCGCGGCGGGGATCTCGATCACCGCCGCGATCATGCTCCTCATCGTGGGAGTGGTCTCGGTACTGCAGGGGGTCGCCGCCCTGGTGAGTGATGATTTCTACGTCACCGACACCGACTACGTGTTCGCGTTCGACACGACCACATGGGGCTGGGTCCATCTCGTGCTGGGCATCGTCGCGTTGATCTGTGCGAGCGGGTTGATGTTCGGCACCGTGTGGGGGCGGTACTCGGCGCTGGCCATCGCCGCGCTGGTGACCCTCGCGAATTTTCTGTCCCTGCCCTATTACCCCACCTGGTCCGTCGTGATCATCGCACTGAGTGTGGTGGTCATCTGGGCCGTCACGACCTGGGAACCGGAAACCTGA
- a CDS encoding three-helix bundle dimerization domain-containing protein yields the protein MTGDDELLQVEQVIERLISRYPSIPPSEVEVRVRTIHKRFADSRIRAFLPLLVEKAARQEIGADIADSAIVSTAAPTGPVRRRAGTGRRRVRRWSVRR from the coding sequence ATGACCGGCGATGATGAATTGCTCCAGGTCGAACAGGTGATCGAACGACTGATCAGTCGGTACCCGTCGATTCCGCCGTCCGAGGTGGAAGTCAGGGTGCGCACAATTCACAAGCGTTTCGCGGACAGCCGGATACGGGCATTCCTCCCGCTACTCGTCGAGAAGGCGGCTCGGCAGGAGATCGGCGCCGATATCGCGGATTCGGCCATTGTCAGCACGGCTGCCCCCACCGGGCCGGTGAGACGCCGAGCGGGCACGGGACGACGCCGGGTGCGGCGGTGGAGCGTCCGGCGCTGA
- the ppk2 gene encoding polyphosphate kinase 2, which yields MPEPGGAKSETPMKGGQYRRLLRPLEAELVALQEWVKVSGARICVVFEGRDTAGKGGVIKAITARVSPRVFRVVALPAPTEREKSQMYVQRYLSHLPAAGEVVIFDRSWYNRAGVERVMGFCTDEEAQHFLQLIPAVERAIVDSGVVLLKYWLEISEEQQTRRLQSRIDDPRKIWKLSDLDLKSYSRWYDYSRARDEMFHLTDTGWAPWYVAITDDKKRGRLNIIDHLLGQIPYEPLDHRAVVLPKRQHAHGYTAPRQPLHWIPTPY from the coding sequence CTGCCGGAACCGGGCGGCGCGAAGTCCGAGACCCCGATGAAGGGCGGGCAGTATCGCCGCCTGCTCCGGCCGCTGGAGGCCGAGCTCGTCGCACTGCAGGAGTGGGTGAAGGTTTCCGGCGCACGGATCTGCGTCGTATTCGAGGGCCGCGATACCGCCGGTAAGGGTGGTGTCATCAAAGCGATCACCGCGCGCGTGAGTCCCCGTGTCTTTCGGGTGGTGGCGCTGCCCGCTCCCACGGAGCGGGAGAAGTCCCAGATGTATGTGCAGCGCTATCTGTCCCATCTCCCCGCCGCCGGCGAGGTCGTGATCTTCGACCGCAGCTGGTACAACCGGGCCGGGGTCGAACGGGTCATGGGCTTCTGCACCGACGAAGAGGCGCAGCACTTCCTCCAGCTGATTCCGGCGGTGGAGCGCGCGATCGTCGACTCCGGAGTCGTGCTGCTGAAGTACTGGCTCGAGATCAGCGAAGAACAACAGACCCGACGACTCCAGAGCCGTATCGACGACCCTCGTAAAATCTGGAAGCTGTCGGATCTGGACCTGAAATCCTACAGCCGCTGGTACGACTACTCCCGGGCCCGAGACGAGATGTTCCATCTCACCGATACCGGTTGGGCGCCCTGGTACGTCGCGATCACCGACGACAAGAAGCGCGGGCGGCTCAATATCATCGATCACCTGCTGGGCCAGATCCCCTATGAACCGCTGGACCACCGTGCGGTCGTACTGCCGAAGCGGCAGCACGCACACGGCTACACGGCGCCGAGGCAACCACTGCACTGGATTCCGACGCCCTACTGA
- a CDS encoding cation-translocating P-type ATPase — protein MASAHTAPQHREPPIDSGRETTSWHAQDVESVVSALGSDQESGLTAGEVSDRRAHYGANQIAAEPAPSLWTIALRQSKDLMNLMLIAVAVVSIVIGEIPTAIVVAVLVVLNVVLGTRQETKARASVDALARMQSPQARVIRAGALTEIDATELVPGDIVRLEAGDIVPADGRLITSATLETQEAALTGESAPVSKDPRTLDAADISLGDRGDMVYQNTSVTRGTATVVVTETGMSTQMGRIASMLSAVAPSRSPLQRELDSLTKVLGVIAWTAVAIIVVIGVLRGQAMTTVLLLGISMGVSAIPTGLPTFVQAMLAYGARRLADEKAVVKNLTDVETLGATSAINSDKTGTLTMNQMTVRSLFFHCRWYAVDGEGYRKTGKVTGVAGEDTPDFTLLAYGLCLDSDATVSDTGDIVGDPTEAALVVLAAKLGVDAPLTRQQYPRVAAVPFDSAYKFMATFHHLRVDGGNQFVELVKGAPDMVLARCASAFAPGRRAVPIDEVRAELTAAMRTMSEKGLRVLAFAARRLDGHEQAAVADPMSLVEDLTFVGMAGIIDPLRPAAIESVRTAHEAGIAVRMITGDHAITASAIGAELGLGPGAISGAELQAMTDPELAAALPDLHVFGRVTPQDKLRLASVMQDSGMVVAMTGDAVNDAAALKKADIGVAMGSGSEVTKQAGKMVLTDDNFATLITAIRLGRDIYDKIVSYIRYQMSKLFSLVLLFLVASIFDINDGVALTPLMVLFQHFFITLFPVAVIMADPPAPNLMGKPPRDPSVPIANRTAFGQWLGYGFLQFVVTLAAMLLAPGNLSPTAANVPMTTAFVVLSLGSILSGLAMRRDPESGFAPPLLGALKILSVPVVVTVFAVELGFLQDLLMTTSLTGGQWLACLGWSLTVPAVVEAEKALRRRRRGTPPAPLAAPVAVAPQRARTH, from the coding sequence ATGGCCTCCGCACACACCGCGCCCCAGCACCGCGAGCCACCGATCGATTCCGGCCGGGAAACCACGAGCTGGCATGCGCAGGACGTCGAATCCGTGGTATCCGCTCTCGGCTCGGACCAGGAATCGGGGCTCACCGCCGGAGAGGTGTCCGATCGTCGCGCGCACTACGGCGCCAACCAGATAGCCGCCGAACCCGCGCCGTCGCTGTGGACGATCGCCCTGCGGCAATCGAAAGATCTGATGAACCTGATGTTGATCGCGGTGGCCGTGGTCAGCATCGTCATCGGTGAGATACCGACGGCGATCGTGGTTGCGGTCCTCGTGGTACTCAATGTCGTCCTGGGCACCCGCCAGGAAACCAAGGCCCGCGCGAGCGTGGACGCGCTCGCCAGAATGCAGTCACCGCAGGCCCGGGTGATCCGTGCCGGGGCACTGACCGAAATCGACGCCACCGAACTCGTGCCCGGCGATATCGTCCGGCTCGAAGCGGGCGATATCGTCCCCGCGGACGGCCGGTTGATCACCTCCGCCACCCTGGAGACACAGGAGGCGGCCCTGACGGGTGAGAGTGCTCCCGTCAGCAAGGATCCGCGCACACTGGACGCTGCCGATATCTCGCTCGGCGATCGCGGCGATATGGTCTACCAGAACACCTCGGTCACCCGGGGAACCGCCACCGTGGTGGTCACCGAGACGGGTATGTCCACCCAGATGGGTCGGATCGCCTCGATGCTCTCGGCCGTCGCCCCGTCCAGATCGCCGCTCCAGCGTGAACTGGATTCCCTGACCAAGGTGCTCGGTGTCATCGCCTGGACGGCGGTGGCGATCATCGTGGTGATCGGGGTGCTGCGCGGACAGGCGATGACCACGGTACTGCTGCTGGGCATCTCGATGGGGGTGTCGGCGATTCCGACAGGGCTGCCGACCTTCGTCCAGGCCATGCTCGCCTATGGTGCTCGCCGGCTCGCCGACGAGAAAGCGGTGGTGAAGAACCTCACCGATGTCGAGACACTCGGTGCGACCAGTGCGATCAACTCGGACAAGACCGGCACCCTGACCATGAACCAGATGACGGTACGGTCTCTGTTCTTCCACTGCCGGTGGTATGCCGTGGACGGCGAGGGCTACCGCAAGACCGGGAAGGTCACCGGCGTCGCGGGCGAGGACACCCCGGATTTCACCTTGCTCGCCTACGGGTTGTGCCTCGACAGCGATGCCACCGTCTCCGACACCGGCGATATCGTCGGCGACCCGACCGAAGCCGCACTGGTGGTGCTCGCCGCGAAACTCGGTGTCGACGCCCCGCTCACCCGGCAGCAGTATCCTCGCGTCGCCGCGGTGCCGTTCGACTCCGCCTACAAGTTCATGGCGACCTTCCACCACCTGCGCGTCGACGGCGGTAACCAATTCGTGGAATTGGTGAAAGGCGCGCCCGATATGGTCCTGGCGCGCTGCGCGTCCGCCTTCGCACCGGGGCGCCGCGCCGTGCCCATCGACGAGGTGCGGGCGGAACTGACGGCGGCCATGCGGACCATGTCGGAGAAGGGCTTGCGGGTGCTCGCCTTCGCGGCGCGCCGCCTCGACGGTCACGAGCAGGCCGCGGTAGCCGACCCCATGTCCTTGGTCGAAGACCTCACCTTCGTCGGTATGGCCGGCATCATCGATCCGCTCCGCCCCGCGGCGATCGAGTCGGTGCGCACCGCTCACGAAGCGGGTATCGCCGTGCGCATGATCACCGGCGACCACGCGATCACCGCCTCGGCGATCGGGGCGGAACTCGGATTGGGTCCCGGCGCGATCAGTGGTGCCGAACTCCAGGCGATGACCGATCCGGAGCTGGCCGCGGCACTCCCGGATCTGCACGTGTTCGGCCGGGTCACGCCTCAGGACAAACTCCGTCTGGCCAGTGTGATGCAGGACAGCGGCATGGTGGTGGCGATGACCGGTGACGCCGTCAACGATGCCGCCGCGTTGAAGAAGGCCGATATCGGAGTTGCCATGGGCTCCGGTAGTGAGGTCACCAAGCAGGCGGGCAAAATGGTGCTCACCGACGACAACTTCGCGACCTTGATCACCGCGATCCGGCTGGGCCGCGATATCTACGACAAGATCGTGTCCTATATCCGGTACCAGATGTCGAAACTCTTCTCCCTGGTTCTGCTGTTCCTGGTGGCGAGCATCTTCGATATCAACGACGGAGTGGCGCTCACTCCGCTGATGGTGCTTTTCCAGCACTTCTTCATCACGCTGTTCCCGGTGGCGGTCATCATGGCGGATCCGCCGGCACCGAATCTCATGGGCAAACCGCCCCGGGACCCGTCCGTACCGATCGCCAACCGGACGGCGTTCGGCCAGTGGCTGGGCTACGGATTCCTACAGTTCGTCGTCACCTTGGCCGCCATGCTGCTGGCCCCCGGCAACCTGAGCCCCACCGCGGCCAATGTGCCGATGACCACGGCATTCGTGGTGCTGTCCCTCGGTTCGATCCTCAGCGGGCTGGCCATGCGCCGCGATCCCGAATCCGGTTTCGCCCCACCACTGCTGGGCGCTTTGAAAATCCTGTCGGTCCCGGTCGTGGTGACAGTCTTCGCCGTCGAACTCGGGTTCCTCCAGGACCTCCTCATGACCACGTCGCTGACCGGCGGCCAGTGGCTCGCCTGCCTCGGTTGGTCCCTGACCGTCCCGGCGGTCGTCGAGGCCGAGAAAGCACTGCGCCGACGTCGGCGCGGCACACCACCCGCACCGCTGGCCGCCCCGGTTGCGGTCGCCCCACAACGCGCACGAACGCACTGA
- a CDS encoding IS3 family transposase (programmed frameshift), with the protein MAAPKKYPDELRERATRLAVEARKDPAARAGAVKRIADQLGIHPEALRTWVSRAERDEGLRPGPTTGEQARIAELERENRELRRANQILKSAAFFLRGGVGPSVAMKVEFVDSRRVEHGVQPVLAALEQTPAAIASSTYYAHKTRPASTRTLRDAELLEVIERVHEQNYGVYGARKVWAEMNRQGHDIARCTVERLMRCAGLRGLLRDKSPRTTRPAAETARPADLVERDFTASRPNQLWVADLTYVRTSAGWVYAAFVLDVYSRMIVGWQVSTSLYTDLALDALQMAIWRRRADGADLAGLTHHSDRGVQYRAIRYTQRLAEAGAVASVGSVGDSYDNAMAEAFNSLFKAELVRNKGPWRGLDDLEFATVEYIDWYNNRRLHGELGHVPPAEYEQLHAVADPVTASLETN; encoded by the exons ATGGCTGCACCGAAGAAGTACCCCGACGAGCTGCGTGAGCGCGCGACGCGGTTGGCGGTCGAGGCGAGGAAGGATCCGGCCGCGCGTGCCGGTGCGGTGAAGCGGATCGCCGATCAGCTCGGTATCCACCCTGAAGCGTTGCGGACCTGGGTCAGTCGTGCTGAACGTGACGAGGGATTGCGCCCGGGCCCGACCACGGGCGAGCAGGCCCGCATCGCCGAGCTCGAGCGGGAGAACCGGGAGTTGCGGCGGGCGAACCAGATCCTCAAGTCCGCGGCGT TCTTTCTTCGCGGCGGAGTTGGACCGTCCGTCGCGATGAAGGTCGAGTTCGTCGACTCCCGCAGGGTCGAACACGGTGTCCAGCCGGTCCTTGCGGCGCTCGAACAGACGCCCGCTGCGATCGCATCGTCGACCTACTACGCCCACAAGACCCGCCCGGCCAGCACGCGGACGCTGCGTGACGCCGAACTCCTCGAAGTGATCGAGCGGGTCCACGAGCAGAACTACGGCGTCTACGGCGCCCGAAAGGTCTGGGCCGAAATGAACCGGCAAGGTCATGACATCGCACGATGCACGGTCGAGCGGCTCATGCGGTGCGCCGGGCTACGCGGGTTGCTGCGCGATAAGTCCCCGCGCACCACCAGACCCGCCGCGGAAACCGCCCGGCCTGCCGATCTGGTCGAACGCGACTTCACCGCGTCGCGGCCCAACCAGCTGTGGGTCGCGGACCTGACCTATGTCCGCACCAGCGCAGGATGGGTTTACGCGGCGTTCGTGCTGGACGTGTACTCGCGGATGATCGTGGGCTGGCAGGTCAGCACCAGTCTCTACACCGACCTCGCGCTCGACGCGCTGCAGATGGCGATCTGGCGGCGGCGAGCCGATGGCGCTGACCTGGCCGGACTGACCCACCACTCCGACAGAGGAGTCCAATATCGTGCGATTCGCTACACGCAGCGCCTCGCCGAGGCCGGCGCGGTCGCTTCGGTTGGCTCGGTAGGCGATTCCTACGACAACGCGATGGCCGAGGCGTTCAACTCGCTGTTCAAGGCCGAACTCGTCCGCAACAAGGGCCCGTGGCGCGGGCTCGATGACCTCGAGTTCGCGACCGTCGAGTACATCGACTGGTACAACAATCGGCGGTTGCACGGCGAGCTCGGACACGTTCCACCAGCCGAATACGAGCAACTACACGCCGTGGCCGACCCGGTCACGGCAAGCCTGGAAACCAATTAA